The Nitrososphaerales archaeon genome has a segment encoding these proteins:
- a CDS encoding ABC transporter permease yields the protein MSSRTSSWTFVLKRIGYSAVSLVGLSILIFVIARVLPGDPARLALGPRAPQSIVDALRAQLHLNDPIFVQYFYWIQGIFSGNWGISLFTQRNVILDVQEFLPATVELIMFAAIIDLVLAVPLGLVAGRFANSAVDNGVRVLSYLGIAVPSFVVAVLLQLSLGYGTNLFPVIGRLSQSATPPPTITGLYTIDSILTGNYADLADAIWHLVLPAFALALGPIAQEARIMRSAVVENLRKDYTLSEVSHGLPERTITLKYLMKPSLIPTITIYGLDISAQIANAFLIELIFNWPGFSRYGLNAMLSKDLNAIVAVVIVAGFMFAIANILVDIVVGYLDPRIRLQERSEE from the coding sequence ATGAGTAGCCGCACGAGTTCGTGGACCTTCGTCCTGAAGAGGATTGGTTACTCCGCTGTCTCCCTGGTTGGTCTCTCCATTCTCATCTTCGTAATAGCCAGAGTCCTCCCCGGGGACCCTGCGAGGCTTGCCCTGGGACCCAGGGCCCCACAGTCTATTGTGGATGCACTCCGCGCCCAGCTGCACCTCAATGACCCGATATTCGTCCAGTACTTCTACTGGATCCAGGGGATCTTCAGCGGAAACTGGGGTATCTCTCTCTTTACGCAGAGGAACGTCATTCTAGACGTTCAGGAGTTCTTGCCAGCCACTGTGGAGCTTATCATGTTTGCTGCGATAATTGACCTGGTTCTTGCTGTACCGCTTGGACTGGTCGCGGGAAGATTCGCGAACTCGGCGGTCGATAATGGCGTCAGGGTTCTGTCTTACCTGGGCATCGCCGTGCCTTCATTCGTCGTTGCGGTACTGCTGCAACTCTCCCTTGGGTATGGCACTAACCTCTTCCCAGTCATCGGGAGACTGAGTCAATCGGCCACCCCTCCCCCGACCATCACGGGGCTGTATACGATTGATTCCATTCTGACAGGCAACTACGCAGATCTCGCAGACGCCATCTGGCACCTCGTCCTGCCTGCCTTCGCCCTGGCTCTGGGTCCAATCGCGCAGGAGGCGAGAATAATGCGTTCCGCAGTGGTCGAGAACCTCCGCAAAGACTACACGCTTTCAGAGGTGTCTCACGGTCTTCCCGAGCGTACAATCACGCTCAAGTACCTCATGAAACCCTCCCTCATCCCCACAATCACGATCTACGGCCTCGACATTTCGGCTCAGATAGCGAACGCATTCCTGATTGAGCTCATCTTCAACTGGCCTGGGTTTTCAAGATACGGCCTCAACGCGATGCTGAGCAAGGACCTGAACGCGATTGTGGCTGTCGTCATAGTAGCCGGATTCATGTTCGCCATTGCAAACATTCTCGTCGACATAGTCGTCGGCTACCTTGATCCAAGGATCAGGCTGCAGGAAAGGAGTGAAGAGTAG
- a CDS encoding ABC transporter permease codes for MKSGRSLSERYRRYWYKFRRNKLSVVGLAAIIGVIFVATFAPWLAPYPASAGLYVNFANAGTPPSSAHVFGTDEIGRDIVSRIVFGFRYSLMLMGVVLSISVAPGVILGLVAGYYIGRWLSTVIMRLADIFVAVPPLLLALSVASVLTPSAVNAMLAVSLAWWPWYTRLVYSSASSIRNEDFVRAAELVGASRWHIMFNEILPNALGSILTKVTLDCGWVILIGASLSYVGLGAQPPTPDLGTMIAEGSTYLPGEWWISIFPALAIVIVILGFNLLGDGVNDMFSAGAT; via the coding sequence TTGAAGTCAGGGAGGAGTCTTTCTGAAAGATACAGACGCTACTGGTACAAGTTCAGAAGGAACAAGCTTTCCGTCGTCGGGCTGGCTGCAATCATCGGGGTCATCTTCGTTGCTACATTCGCGCCCTGGCTGGCTCCATACCCCGCGAGCGCCGGACTTTACGTGAACTTTGCCAATGCGGGCACACCTCCATCCTCCGCTCACGTCTTTGGCACAGACGAGATAGGACGAGACATCGTCAGCCGCATAGTGTTTGGATTCAGATACTCCCTGATGCTGATGGGTGTGGTCCTGTCGATAAGCGTCGCTCCCGGCGTCATACTGGGTCTTGTCGCCGGGTACTACATCGGGCGGTGGCTCAGCACCGTGATTATGAGGCTGGCGGACATCTTCGTCGCCGTCCCCCCTCTGCTTCTCGCATTATCCGTGGCTTCGGTCCTAACTCCGAGCGCTGTCAACGCGATGCTCGCCGTCTCCCTAGCGTGGTGGCCATGGTACACAAGGTTGGTCTACAGCTCTGCCTCATCGATTAGGAACGAGGACTTCGTGCGCGCTGCAGAGCTCGTCGGCGCGAGCAGATGGCACATAATGTTCAACGAAATACTGCCAAACGCTCTCGGCTCGATCCTGACGAAGGTGACGCTGGACTGCGGCTGGGTTATACTGATAGGCGCCTCGCTTAGCTACGTGGGTCTGGGGGCGCAGCCTCCGACGCCAGACCTTGGTACGATGATAGCTGAAGGGTCTACCTACCTGCCGGGAGAGTGGTGGATCAGCATATTCCCTGCGCTCGCCATAGTCATCGTGATTCTGGGCTTCAATCTTCTTGGAGACGGAGTCAACGACATGTTCTCGGCAGGAGCAACATAG
- a CDS encoding ABC transporter ATP-binding protein: protein MPLLEVQDLRVHYRVYEGMLKVLNGVNISLEKGETIGIIGESACGKTTTVKSIMRLLANNAKIAGGQIRYAGEDVLAMPKKKLTNLRRRKMSIIFQDPSAALNPVFTIGQQLYDIIKFSTDEHLSRQETHERAVTFLKEAALPEPDRILDSYPFQLSGGMKQRVSIAMALVSANELLIADEPGTSLDVTIEDQIMRLLKKIVEEKRLSVILVTHALGTVKNFVDRIYVMYAGTIVEEGPTADVFNHPQHPYTEMLIRAVPKLTGGGVPEGILGQVPSYLTPPVGCRFVTRCPHRMGVCDGEVPPMFRVGNSQRAACFLFDERHHSS, encoded by the coding sequence ATGCCCCTTTTGGAGGTTCAGGACCTCAGGGTTCACTATCGGGTCTACGAGGGAATGCTCAAGGTCCTCAACGGCGTCAATATTTCTCTCGAGAAAGGGGAGACGATAGGTATCATAGGAGAATCGGCCTGCGGGAAGACGACCACCGTCAAGTCCATCATGAGGCTTCTTGCGAACAATGCGAAGATCGCAGGGGGACAGATCAGATATGCGGGTGAAGATGTCCTCGCCATGCCGAAGAAGAAGCTCACGAACCTGAGGAGGAGGAAAATGTCCATAATCTTTCAGGACCCCTCAGCGGCACTCAACCCGGTCTTTACCATCGGGCAACAGCTCTATGACATAATCAAGTTCTCCACGGACGAGCATCTGTCAAGGCAAGAGACGCATGAAAGAGCTGTGACCTTCCTGAAGGAAGCAGCCTTGCCTGAACCGGATAGGATACTCGACAGCTACCCATTCCAACTGAGCGGGGGCATGAAGCAGCGGGTTAGCATAGCGATGGCGTTGGTTTCGGCAAATGAACTGCTGATCGCGGACGAACCAGGGACTTCTCTCGATGTCACCATAGAGGACCAGATCATGAGACTCCTCAAGAAGATAGTCGAGGAAAAAAGACTCTCCGTGATACTCGTCACACACGCCCTTGGGACGGTCAAGAACTTCGTCGACAGGATATACGTGATGTATGCTGGGACGATTGTCGAGGAGGGACCCACCGCCGATGTCTTCAATCATCCGCAGCATCCCTACACTGAGATGCTAATCAGAGCTGTCCCGAAGCTCACGGGAGGGGGAGTGCCAGAAGGAATTCTGGGCCAAGTGCCAAGCTACCTGACTCCCCCGGTGGGATGCAGATTCGTGACCAGGTGTCCCCATAGAATGGGCGTCTGCGACGGGGAGGTTCCGCCGATGTTTAGGGTGGGGAACAGCCAGCGAGCAGCGTGCTTCTTGTTTGACGAGAGGCATCATTCGTCATGA
- a CDS encoding ABC transporter ATP-binding protein, translating into MSTTILAGEGLKKHFPTRKGVIKAVDGMNFEMKKGEVLGVVGESGSGKTTLGNMVVGIYAPTSGRITFKGTDISKSARHRPLQLKRDIQMVFQNPASSLNPRRSVGQALEVPLKVHAEGVPVRKRVDELLSLVELPTEYADRYPEELGGGEKQLVAIARALATNPSLIVLDEPTSALDVSIQAKIINVLLRLKGKLGLSYVFITHNLSLMRNVSDRVMIMYLGKVREVAATEEFFRNPMHPYTRMLLSSIPVVTDAEEETKPQRIQSVGEIAGALNLPSGCSFHPRCPYVMDVCGKVDPPLIEVAQQHFCDCHLYPKDYRDTTSK; encoded by the coding sequence ATGAGCACGACAATTCTGGCCGGTGAAGGACTGAAGAAGCACTTCCCGACGAGGAAGGGCGTCATAAAGGCCGTGGATGGCATGAATTTTGAGATGAAGAAGGGCGAAGTCCTCGGCGTGGTGGGTGAGTCTGGTTCCGGGAAGACTACCCTTGGGAACATGGTAGTGGGAATCTACGCGCCGACGTCTGGGAGAATCACGTTCAAGGGCACGGACATCTCGAAGAGCGCCAGGCACAGGCCTTTGCAGCTCAAGAGAGACATTCAGATGGTATTCCAAAACCCCGCCTCCTCCCTCAACCCGAGACGTTCTGTAGGGCAGGCCCTCGAAGTGCCGCTGAAGGTGCACGCGGAAGGAGTGCCGGTGAGGAAGCGGGTGGACGAGCTGCTGAGCCTGGTCGAGCTTCCGACCGAGTACGCCGACAGGTATCCGGAGGAGCTTGGCGGAGGTGAAAAGCAGCTTGTTGCCATAGCCAGGGCGCTTGCAACGAATCCTTCTCTTATCGTCCTCGACGAGCCGACTTCCGCCCTGGACGTCTCCATCCAGGCGAAAATAATCAACGTGCTGCTGAGATTGAAGGGGAAGCTAGGGCTCTCCTACGTATTCATCACGCACAACCTGAGCCTCATGAGAAACGTGTCGGACAGAGTCATGATAATGTATCTAGGCAAGGTGAGGGAGGTGGCGGCCACAGAAGAATTCTTCAGGAATCCAATGCACCCGTACACCCGCATGCTTCTCTCCTCCATTCCTGTCGTCACCGACGCGGAGGAGGAGACGAAGCCTCAGAGGATTCAAAGCGTTGGGGAGATCGCTGGGGCGCTCAACCTGCCGAGCGGCTGCAGCTTCCATCCTAGGTGCCCATACGTCATGGACGTCTGCGGCAAGGTTGACCCGCCGCTCATTGAGGTGGCTCAACAGCACTTCTGCGACTGCCACCTCTACCCCAAGGACTACCGAGACACGACAAGCAAGTGA